A window of Desulfonispora thiosulfatigenes DSM 11270 contains these coding sequences:
- a CDS encoding rhodanese-like domain-containing protein translates to MKLFYIILIFIIVKLIYNYFKFRGISQIDYESFKKIEKEKELLILDVRTPQEFKTGHLIKAKNIPLSRLKTAIVKNKVSKESKIIVVCRSGMRSNKAALILHKSGYKNIYNLQGGIQKIKD, encoded by the coding sequence ATGAAGTTATTTTATATAATTTTAATCTTCATAATTGTAAAACTAATTTATAATTATTTCAAATTTAGAGGTATTTCACAAATAGATTATGAAAGTTTTAAAAAAATCGAAAAAGAAAAAGAATTACTTATTTTAGATGTCAGAACACCGCAAGAATTTAAGACAGGACATTTAATAAAGGCGAAGAATATCCCTTTAAGTAGGTTAAAAACAGCAATTGTTAAAAATAAGGTTTCTAAAGAATCTAAAATTATCGTAGTATGTCGAAGTGGAATGCGCAGTAACAAAGCTGCTTTAATTTTACATAAATCAGGATATAAAAATATTTATAATTTGCAAGGTGGTATACAAAAAATAAAAGATTAA
- a CDS encoding sensor histidine kinase has product MTKKSRNNFVLIFVIFLIITSSTLLLKSNEQLKKYFFSENLRHTEEIQRNINNYLNTKINMLAFLASLDQFKNFNVQEIEETLTKTIYSDTDNRTIFVYDKNGKIVSLQLSSTNSEDILNSISFKTNTYKPLEQQNFKTTLEGKICISNILYNLDTKIPYIAISVPCFNQKGEIIGGLGLTFDPDNLLKFFSKSDYFQISSLIIDDNGKIITNTPSIYPELLDYDFKALFDLKEKLAVQSSPFNNKKELISYVPITNTDWYIVSTQPYSLIKAELYQASIERSTLILLLLIPLLIFAYLYIKEQEKRNIISIISKERSNSLIEISASLAHRIRNPLVAVKGFISYEKNKTNSTLGQENIDIMLSEINQIEHILSELLKLSHNNHANLYNLCLNDVLLNAYNLMKPQAEIKNIVFKLHLPEENLYIQGNENLIIDLFINIVRNSFAATQKKGIVTIKLLKLRDSVQIIFTDNGPGIPDEFIKHIGNPFSTKSESLGLGLAICDKIIKLHDGIYSIKGDPTLGTIFTISFPTKK; this is encoded by the coding sequence GTGACTAAAAAATCAAGAAATAATTTCGTATTAATATTTGTTATTTTTCTTATCATTACATCTAGCACCCTGCTCCTTAAAAGTAATGAACAACTAAAAAAATATTTTTTTTCAGAGAATCTAAGACATACAGAAGAAATTCAAAGAAATATAAATAACTATTTAAATACTAAAATCAACATGTTGGCATTTTTAGCAAGTTTAGATCAATTTAAAAATTTTAATGTACAAGAAATTGAAGAAACTTTAACCAAAACAATTTATTCAGATACAGATAATAGAACTATATTTGTTTATGATAAAAATGGAAAAATTGTTTCCCTACAATTATCATCTACAAATAGTGAGGATATCTTAAATTCAATTTCCTTTAAGACAAATACTTATAAACCTTTAGAGCAGCAAAATTTTAAAACCACTTTGGAAGGAAAAATTTGCATTTCAAATATTTTATATAATTTAGATACTAAGATTCCTTATATTGCTATATCAGTACCGTGCTTTAATCAAAAAGGTGAAATTATTGGGGGGCTTGGTTTAACCTTTGATCCTGATAACTTATTAAAGTTTTTTTCAAAATCAGACTACTTTCAAATTTCTAGTTTAATAATCGATGACAATGGCAAGATAATAACTAATACCCCTAGTATATATCCAGAATTATTAGATTATGATTTTAAGGCTTTGTTTGATTTAAAGGAAAAATTGGCAGTACAATCATCCCCTTTTAATAATAAGAAAGAGTTAATCTCCTATGTACCTATCACAAATACTGATTGGTATATAGTTTCAACACAACCATATTCTTTAATAAAAGCTGAGCTATATCAAGCATCAATCGAACGAAGTACTTTGATACTTTTACTTCTTATTCCACTTTTAATTTTTGCTTACCTATATATAAAGGAACAGGAAAAAAGAAATATTATCAGCATTATTAGTAAAGAACGTAGTAATTCGTTAATTGAAATTTCTGCAAGCCTAGCCCACAGGATTCGTAACCCATTAGTTGCTGTTAAAGGCTTTATCAGTTATGAAAAAAATAAAACTAATTCAACTTTGGGACAAGAAAATATAGATATTATGTTAAGTGAAATCAATCAAATTGAACATATACTTTCAGAATTACTTAAACTTTCTCATAATAATCATGCTAATCTTTATAATTTATGTTTAAATGATGTTTTATTAAATGCCTATAATTTAATGAAACCACAAGCTGAAATCAAAAATATTGTCTTTAAGCTTCATCTTCCAGAAGAGAATCTATATATTCAAGGAAATGAAAATTTAATAATTGATTTATTCATCAATATAGTTAGAAACTCTTTTGCTGCTACTCAGAAAAAGGGTATTGTAACTATAAAGTTGTTAAAATTAAGAGATAGTGTGCAAATAATATTTACGGATAATGGACCTGGAATACCTGATGAATTTATTAAACATATTGGTAACCCCTTTAGTACTAAAAGTGAAAGCTTAGGTCTTGGTCTTGCTATCTGTGACAAAATAATCAAACTCCATGACGGTATATATTCTATAAAAGGTGACCCAACTCTAGGCACAATTTTCACAATAAGTTTTCCTACTAAAAAATAA
- the hypD gene encoding hydrogenase formation protein HypD, giving the protein MHTPKTNKEIVKQLISEMQIDNPVKIMEVCGTHTVSIAKSGIKQLIPKNITLISGPGCPVCVTSQEDIEKFLILAKNPKVLITTFGDMIRVPGSTGSLQEMKAQGANIKMVYSPLDAVNLAKENPDKEVVFLGVGFETTAPLVAFALSEAEKLKLNNFSIVCLHKLAISAIDALLTGFDTDVDGFLCPGHVSTIIGTHPYEFIAKDYKKAAIVTGFEASDILEGINMTINQIKNKNFKVENQYHRGVNSGGNLVALNLLKEYFDKGSAMWRGLGEIKNSGLHLKDKYKKYDAFKKFDLSNIEVKLAPTGCICGQILKGQKSPTDCPLFGKKCTPNFPIGPCMVSSEGSCAASYYYAGVI; this is encoded by the coding sequence ATGCACACGCCCAAGACGAATAAAGAAATAGTAAAGCAATTAATTAGCGAAATGCAAATCGATAATCCTGTTAAAATTATGGAGGTTTGTGGAACTCATACTGTTTCTATTGCTAAATCCGGAATAAAACAACTAATACCTAAAAATATTACCTTAATATCTGGTCCAGGTTGCCCAGTTTGTGTTACCTCGCAAGAAGATATTGAAAAATTTTTAATATTAGCTAAAAATCCTAAAGTTTTAATAACTACTTTTGGGGATATGATCAGAGTACCTGGTTCCACAGGAAGTTTGCAAGAAATGAAAGCACAAGGTGCAAATATAAAAATGGTGTATTCTCCTTTAGATGCCGTGAATTTAGCTAAAGAAAATCCAGATAAGGAAGTAGTTTTTTTAGGAGTAGGTTTTGAAACTACAGCTCCCTTAGTTGCTTTTGCTCTTTCCGAAGCTGAAAAATTAAAATTAAATAATTTTAGTATTGTTTGTCTGCATAAATTAGCAATATCTGCAATAGATGCTTTATTAACAGGCTTTGATACTGATGTTGATGGATTTTTATGCCCTGGACATGTAAGCACTATTATCGGGACTCATCCCTATGAGTTTATTGCTAAGGATTATAAAAAAGCAGCAATAGTAACTGGATTTGAAGCAAGTGATATTTTAGAAGGAATAAATATGACTATCAATCAAATTAAAAATAAAAATTTTAAAGTAGAAAATCAGTATCACAGAGGTGTAAATTCTGGAGGAAATTTAGTAGCTCTTAATTTATTAAAAGAATATTTTGATAAAGGTTCAGCTATGTGGAGAGGCCTTGGTGAAATTAAAAATAGTGGCTTACATTTAAAAGATAAATATAAAAAATATGATGCATTTAAAAAATTTGATTTATCTAATATAGAAGTAAAACTTGCGCCCACAGGTTGTATCTGTGGACAAATATTAAAAGGTCAAAAATCCCCTACGGATTGTCCTTTATTTGGGAAAAAATGCACACCTAACTTTCCAATAGGACCTTGTATGGTATCTTCAGAAGGTTCTTGTGCTGCAAGTTATTATTACGCGGGGGTGATTTAG
- the hypE gene encoding hydrogenase expression/formation protein HypE: MYDKILLNHGAGGLKTQRLIRQIFQKHIGNAYLQQELDAAVIKFSSHKMAVSTDSFVVHPIFFPGGNIGKMAVCGTVNDLAVMGAKPLYLTLGLIIEEGLPITILEQIIASIGETAREAGVLIVAGDTKVVEHGACDKIYINTTGIGAVPLNVDLRPQKISPGDKIIVSGSIGNHGMAILAAREGLDFSPPLESDCANLNYLTESVLAASVNVKCMRDPTRGGVATTLNELAYQANLGMKLWEEQLPIDSQVKGTSSMLGLDPLYLANEGKVLIIVSSKDAEKVLKEVQKSEIGKKASIIGEVTESHPTKLVMETELGTLRMLNMLEGDPLPRIC, encoded by the coding sequence ATGTATGACAAGATTTTATTAAATCATGGTGCTGGAGGTCTTAAAACTCAAAGATTAATAAGACAAATTTTTCAAAAGCACATTGGTAATGCTTATTTGCAACAAGAATTAGATGCAGCTGTCATTAAGTTTTCATCGCATAAAATGGCAGTTTCTACAGATTCATTTGTAGTACATCCGATTTTTTTTCCAGGTGGAAATATTGGAAAAATGGCTGTATGTGGAACAGTAAATGATTTAGCAGTTATGGGAGCAAAGCCCTTATATTTAACATTAGGGTTAATAATAGAAGAAGGGTTACCAATTACTATCTTAGAACAAATAATTGCATCCATAGGAGAAACTGCTCGTGAAGCGGGTGTACTCATTGTAGCAGGAGATACTAAAGTAGTAGAACATGGAGCATGTGATAAAATTTATATTAATACAACTGGAATAGGGGCAGTTCCACTTAATGTAGATTTAAGACCCCAAAAAATATCACCTGGAGATAAAATCATTGTAAGTGGTTCAATTGGTAATCATGGTATGGCTATTTTAGCTGCTCGTGAAGGATTAGATTTTTCACCTCCACTTGAAAGTGATTGTGCTAATTTAAATTATTTAACTGAAAGCGTATTAGCTGCTAGCGTTAATGTTAAATGCATGAGAGATCCTACAAGAGGTGGGGTTGCAACAACATTAAATGAATTGGCTTACCAAGCTAATTTAGGCATGAAATTATGGGAAGAACAATTACCGATTGACTCACAGGTTAAAGGAACTAGCTCTATGTTGGGGTTAGATCCATTATATTTAGCAAATGAAGGTAAGGTTTTAATTATTGTAAGTAGCAAAGATGCGGAGAAGGTTTTAAAAGAAGTACAAAAATCTGAGATCGGTAAAAAGGCAAGTATCATTGGAGAGGTAACAGAATCACATCCTACTAAGCTTGTTATGGAAACAGAGCTTGGAACATTACGTATGTTAAATATGTTAGAAGGAGATCCTTTACCACGTATTTGTTAA
- a CDS encoding HypC/HybG/HupF family hydrogenase formation chaperone: MCVAVPSKVISIEEPWAQVDLEGASYKINMSLTPDIEVGDYVIVHAGFSIQHLDPKEAEDTLKLWEEFYAHAQDE, from the coding sequence ATGTGTGTAGCAGTACCATCAAAAGTAATTAGTATTGAAGAACCATGGGCACAGGTAGATCTAGAAGGTGCTTCTTATAAGATAAATATGTCATTAACTCCAGATATTGAAGTAGGCGATTATGTTATTGTTCATGCAGGTTTTTCTATTCAACATTTAGACCCTAAAGAAGCTGAAGATACATTAAAGTTATGGGAGGAGTTTTATGCACACGCCCAAGACGAATAA
- the pepF gene encoding oligoendopeptidase F, giving the protein MNDKYTWDLTAMYKDLQAFEEDKKIIGKLSTNLTQKKGTLTTSANNLLEALQMKDELSIKLMKVYVYAKMSFDQNMANAKSKQLFEVAHNLHSKVQNQLSFLEPELLVLDETTYAKYVENTPELSIYNHMFEKLFKMKEHVLSKEQEEILSHMNSIGSSFEKIYDDLTVNDIKYPIVKDSTGEEIIANNNNYYKALISPDRTLRENFFKSILGTYGTYINSFTSSYYGAVKHDVSLAEIKNYKSSRHMALSQNFIPEEVYDNLIKTVTANVAPLQEYIEYRRSKLGLDEVHFYDLFVPIVNDIDKTYTFEEARDLVLKATSILGEDYTDILKRAFDERWIDVYPNKNKVSGAYAISAYGYHPYSLLNFNGTLNDVFTLAHELGHVMHSYYSEKNQPFVNSDYTIFTAEVASTVNEQLLHHYLLNNTTNNNEKALLLSMHLDNIRSTLYRQTLFADFENQAHKMVDNGDPLLPNTLCDLHESLYQKYHGKKFSIDSELKYEWARIPHFYRSFYVFQYSTGISAAISIAKKLLNEKEAAVKNYRDFLTKGGSDYSLKLLKTAGVDMTSKEPILAAIKDFQETLKSLQEI; this is encoded by the coding sequence ATGAATGATAAATATACTTGGGATCTAACTGCAATGTATAAAGATCTTCAAGCTTTTGAAGAAGATAAAAAAATAATAGGAAAGCTATCAACTAATCTTACACAAAAAAAAGGAACTCTAACTACTTCTGCTAATAATCTTTTAGAGGCATTACAGATGAAAGATGAATTAAGCATTAAACTAATGAAAGTTTACGTATATGCTAAAATGTCCTTTGACCAAAACATGGCAAATGCTAAAAGCAAACAATTATTTGAAGTAGCTCATAATCTCCATAGTAAGGTTCAAAATCAACTTTCTTTTTTAGAACCAGAATTACTTGTATTAGATGAAACAACATATGCTAAGTATGTAGAAAACACTCCCGAGCTTTCTATATATAACCATATGTTTGAAAAATTATTTAAAATGAAAGAGCATGTTTTAAGTAAAGAGCAAGAAGAAATTTTATCACATATGAATTCAATTGGTTCTTCATTTGAAAAAATATATGATGATTTAACCGTTAATGATATTAAATATCCTATAGTAAAAGACTCTACTGGTGAAGAAATAATTGCTAACAACAATAATTATTATAAAGCGTTAATATCACCTGATCGAACTTTAAGAGAAAACTTTTTTAAAAGCATTTTAGGTACTTATGGTACTTATATTAACTCTTTTACTTCTAGCTATTATGGAGCTGTAAAGCATGATGTCTCTTTAGCCGAAATTAAAAATTATAAATCATCTAGGCATATGGCTCTTTCACAAAATTTCATTCCAGAAGAAGTCTACGATAATTTAATTAAAACAGTTACAGCAAATGTCGCTCCATTACAAGAATACATTGAATATCGTCGTAGTAAGCTAGGTTTGGATGAAGTTCATTTTTATGACCTATTTGTACCTATTGTTAATGATATTGATAAAACTTATACATTTGAAGAAGCAAGAGATTTAGTTTTAAAGGCAACTAGCATACTGGGTGAAGATTATACTGATATCTTAAAAAGGGCTTTTGATGAACGTTGGATAGATGTTTATCCAAATAAAAATAAGGTTTCAGGTGCATATGCTATCTCAGCTTATGGATATCATCCTTACTCTTTATTAAACTTTAACGGAACTTTAAATGATGTATTTACCCTGGCTCATGAATTAGGCCATGTGATGCATAGTTATTACAGTGAAAAAAATCAGCCTTTTGTAAATTCTGATTATACGATTTTTACAGCTGAAGTTGCTTCTACGGTAAATGAACAACTATTACATCATTATTTACTAAATAATACTACTAATAACAATGAAAAGGCTCTTTTACTAAGCATGCACCTTGATAATATTCGTTCTACCCTTTATAGACAAACCTTATTTGCAGATTTTGAAAATCAAGCACATAAAATGGTTGATAATGGTGATCCGTTACTACCTAATACACTCTGTGATTTACATGAAAGTTTATATCAAAAGTATCATGGAAAGAAATTCAGTATAGACTCAGAGCTTAAATATGAGTGGGCTCGTATCCCCCACTTTTACCGGTCTTTCTATGTTTTTCAATACTCTACAGGTATTTCTGCTGCAATCAGCATAGCAAAAAAGCTTCTTAATGAAAAAGAAGCAGCAGTTAAAAATTACCGTGACTTTTTAACAAAAGGTGGATCAGATTATTCCCTTAAATTATTAAAAACAGCTGGCGTTGATATGACTTCCAAAGAACCAATCTTAGCTGCAATTAAAGATTTTCAAGAAACTTTGAAATCTTTGCAGGAGATTTAA
- a CDS encoding QueT transporter family protein → MNTKMITKVSLIAAIYAALTIALSPISYNFVQFRVSEALTILPFIMPESILGLFIGCAIANIYSGLGLYDIVFGSLASLIAAYLTSKMPKKWLAPLPPIIVNAIIIGYMWSLFGDMPFYLTSSYVAIGQIGSCYGLGLPLLYFLKDAKILKK, encoded by the coding sequence ATGAATACAAAAATGATTACCAAGGTAAGTTTAATTGCTGCTATTTACGCTGCTTTAACTATTGCTCTTAGTCCTATATCTTATAATTTTGTTCAGTTTCGTGTTTCTGAAGCATTAACTATTTTGCCTTTTATAATGCCTGAAAGTATCCTAGGTCTATTTATTGGCTGTGCTATAGCTAATATTTATAGTGGATTAGGACTGTATGATATAGTTTTTGGAAGTTTAGCTTCATTAATTGCAGCATATTTAACTAGTAAAATGCCGAAAAAATGGTTAGCACCACTACCACCAATTATTGTAAATGCCATTATTATTGGTTATATGTGGAGTCTTTTTGGGGATATGCCGTTTTATTTAACATCGAGCTATGTTGCTATAGGTCAAATTGGTTCTTGTTATGGACTAGGCTTACCTTTATTATATTTTCTTAAAGATGCAAAAATATTAAAAAAATAA